In Octopus sinensis linkage group LG6, ASM634580v1, whole genome shotgun sequence, the sequence ATACATGCCTTTCTGTTTAGCGTTTACTTTTTTGGGGAAGGATACCGCATCTGAATCACGTTATTTTTGCTTAATTTAAATTTGCGCTGTAAAATACATTATAGATCCTGACTCAGGCGTCTATATCTTTGTTGCCGATTGATTTATCCATAAACATAAATGATTTGCATTTAAACAGTGTaggatctatttttagtttgtttcGTTTTAGTTCTTAATGAAAAtcatttttttgctttcttttgtttcGCTGTATTCAAAATTTCGTTTCGTTTTGTTTGACCCGGCTGATCATTTGCTTCTATTTCTGTTAGTGCATGTAtcatttaaacaatatattttatggataataatcatatataataacagtttcaaatttggcGAAAGGTCaaaaattttaaaggaaatagTCAAGTCGacaatatcgaccccagtgttcagctggtattttatattattaaggcggcgagctggcagaatcgttagcacgccgggcgaaatgcgtagccgtatatcgtctgccgttaagttctgagttcaaattccgccgtggtcgactttgcctttcatcctttcggggtcgattaaataagtaccagttacgtactggggtcgatataatcgacttaatcggtgtgtctgtccttgtttgtcctctctgtgtttagccccttgtgggtagtaaagaaataggtattttatattattaatccccaaaagatgaaaagtaaagtcgacttcggggtCATGTGAACACAGAACGTCAAGCCGGAGGAAATGTTGCTAAGGATTTTTGTCCGGCGTGcgagcgattctgccagctgtgaATAATATAGTATCCGTTGATTTCACAGGGGTCGTTTCGTTTTATTTAGTTTGTAACCAAAGTTCATTCTACCCAGTTTTGTTTGTCTCACACGCTCACCCCCTTCTGTCTACGTATCTCTcctatattatataaacaatttattttgtGCGTAATAGCCACGTGCAATAAGTGTCAGTTGTATTTACTAGAATACCTTTAACCTCATTGTCTTCATTTCTCGTtcagaggcgtaggagtggctgtgtggtaagcggcttgcttaccaaccacatggttctaggttcagtctcactgagtggcaccttgagcaactgtcttctactaaagcctcgggtcgaccaaagccttgtgagtggatttggtagacggaaactaaaagaagcacgtcgtatatatgtatatatatatatatgtatgtgtgtgtatacgtttgtgtgtctgtgtttgttcccccaacattgcttgacaaccgatgctggtgtgtttacgtctccgtaacttagcggttcgacaaaagagaccgatagaataagtactaggattacaaagaataaatcctgggctcgatttgctcgactaaaggcagtactccagcatggccacagtcacatgactgaaacaagtaaagcgtatagttgtatatatatatatatatatatatatatacatacatacatgtgtgtgtataatcatttgtttatatgtctgtgtttgtccccaccaccgtcgcttgacaatcgatgttagtgtgtttacgtccccgtaacttagcgattcggcaaatgagaccgatagaataaatactaggcttacaaagaataagtcatggggtcgcaTGCAACGAAATCGACGGTGgtaaccatcattatcaccaccaacaccatcatcatcatcatcatcatctttcttcttcttcttcttcttcttcttcttcttcttcttcttcttcttcttcaatagttttatttttatagcgtgctttcacttcactaccgagcgcagctctgtgtgccttgggtatgtgctgtgatttgttgtgcatacccaaatctataaaaataaaactattgaataataataataatataataataataataataataataataataataataataatatattattattattattattattattattattattattattattattattagtattagtattagtattattattatttaacttctTCAAGTTTTACTTGACGAGGGAAGtaagagtggagagggaagtgttgccttcaAGTAAGTTTGTCGAAAGGTGGGTGAacgttggaagaatggccagtgtgaaggGACCAATTCTGAGCATACACCTGTGAAGAAATAAAAGGggaagggctcttgccctgttgatCAGACACCCGTGTCTTTTGTGGGTTTTCCACGAAGAACCTTAAAGCAGCTCTCCTTACTGGGAGActttattgtttaatttttattgtttttattgtttacaatcctgtaaaacCCTTTGTCTCGTCTTGTGTagtcttttatgttgttgcatatcctttaatgttgttttatgtaagcccttgtggcttataaattaatcaattaattaattattattattattattattattattattattattattattattattatatattttattttcagatgTGAATCATACACCAATCCATTGCGCCCGTTTAAAAATCTATTGGTCGTCTGTATCGGTCACATGTTGTTCAGTATAGCTTACATCTCTTTACGGAACCTTCAAAGCAGCATAAACCACGAAAAAGGTCTCGGCGTCACCTCATTGGCCTGCATCTATGGAGGATTCGTTTTCGGATGTGTGTTTACCACGGCAATTGTGCACCGGTTCGGACCGAAATTTACTCTGGTCGCTTCCATTTTGTTTCACGTCGCCTTTTCCTTGGCCAACGCTTTCCCGTCGTTCTATTCTATGGTGCCAGCTTCGGCGATCGCTGGGATCAGCCAGGCTGCCATGTGGACAGCCCTGGGGACGTATCTAACCCACATCGCTAAAGTGGCAGCGCAGTTACAGAACAAATCGAGCGAGGCCACAATCGGTCGCTATTTTGGAATGTTTTTTGTGTTCGATGCCATTGCTCGTGTTGTTGGTTCGTTGGTGACGTCAGTAGTGATGGAATTCGCCCCGATGATTGACACCTCCAGTCTCAAAAGCAGCAAcgacagcagcaatagtagtaatagtagtagttttaATAGCAGTAACTGGACAAACTACCAAATAAACAGCGGTTCCTACAGCATCCCTCAGCATCGTCCGTCCAGTTTCGCAACCACGCCCAAAACGACGACAACCGCCACACCCACGTATGATCCGCTTGCCCCATCGTTGGACTTTTCTACTGTGACGTCatcagtgccaccaccaccaccaccctcatcatcattatcaccaaaaGCAATATTATCAactccacaatcatcatcatcatcatcatcatcgttatcattatcaacatcgtaTTTTGTATCAGCCTCCGCAAATtccccatcaccatcttcatcatcaatatcatcattatcttcaacggcagcagcatcagtaacaacatcatcagcatcagcatcatcagtaccaccaccaccactgccattatcATCCCCGCCGTCATCACCGTCAAATTCGATAACAAAATCCTCTtcaccattatcctcatcatctacagcagcaacaacagcagcagcattatctgcaacatcatcatcaacagcattaacatcatcatcaacactaacaGCATCAATAACCGAGGTAAACGCAACAGTGGACAGTAAAATGTTCATTTCCGTCCAAGAGGACATTTGTGGGCCAAAATACTGTCATTACACATGGCCCAGCCACAACAATTTCACCATAAGCCCTAACATTCGCTTCCTGTTGGTCGCCATTTTCTGTATATGTCTTCTAATGTCCGTCCTTCTAATTGCTGTCTACTTAGACTCTGTCTACCTATCCCGGAAATTCGACCCTGATGAAGATTCTTTCAGCACAGATCTTGCCTCAACTATTCGGCTTTGGACCGAACCCAGCTGGTTGCTACTTACTCCGTTGATCATTTACTGCGGGATACTAATCTCTTTTATATCAGCCGACGTTACCAAGGTAATACAACTTCTTTATAACTTCTTTTTATAACTtctttttaaatgtgtgtgttcgtatttgttatatttgctgttgtttaaccccaggcaagGTCAACCAAGATCGAACAGATCCAAATTCAAAATCTTTAAACTTTGATCATctcgtcttttttcttttagaaaattaCACTTACCACAATGGCTTTCCATTTTAAAGACGATTTTGAGTGGTTTGGGGGAAGACTTGGCTTCTATTTCTGGCAAGGAGAACGACAACGCAGATGGTCCTTTCCGGTGtctcatatgtgtttgtatttggttgtgtgtctttgtgcgtacATGTGCATACAGTGATTATCTCtgcccgcctgtctgtctgtctgtctgtctgtctatttgtctgtctctgtctgtctgtctgtctctctctctctctctctctctctctctatatatatatatatatatatatatatatatatataatataaagtacagtgtacatttaaacacattaagaggtatccatcataggactcccttacgttagaaggaacagctaaagtccaaaccactaacttagataaaatctcgaagggaatgaaaaataaaaacatttaccatctatttcctggaccatggtttcaatcattttttagcaaataaaataatttgctaggcgaagtcttcctCAACAGGTACGCCAAGATTAAACATTTAAGTACGACGCAAATCCAGCATGTGCCTCttgcttatacattataattttcaaatctaacgcgcaagcgcagtttttttGTCAGCAGCAAAAAAATGCCGGCAATTTCTTCGAACAATTTTCCagaaatcattatacataattagtaatatcagggtaataaaggtTTTAGAGAttattactaccagtggcctagtgtatagaaaaattagtcaataggctatatattattcatataaaattcaGTGTACATTTATATTAGCTCTAACGACGGATGGTTTCGCAATGTATttctgaacaaccacacagatgatttatttatagtgatcaaatgtctgTACTGTGCATGAGTTCACCCTTTCCGCCAAATTGTGCTTGCCTGCTAAGGCGCACAAATGTGCTCCACGTCAGGCGTCGAAATGTTCGCAAAACGACATGAAAGaaatgttttgcccaagaacacaacacactgccttgTTCGGGAAGCGAATCCACGATCTGGCGATCTTGATTGCAACATCCTAAACACTTGGTCACgcatctttctctctgtttctctccccgcccccacacatacacacgtgtaaacgcgtgtgtgggcatgtgtgtatgtctctgcgtATGCACACGGGACTGTGTTTATTtcagtgtgcgcatgtgtgtacgtgttaatGGTGTAAGTGAGCTGCGTGTAGATGGTATCTTTCTTATACCGATGGTTTCATAGATTTTCATGCGTTGCTGTAATATCTAGCAATCACAACAGCAAGCAGTACTGTATAAGACTGGCGATATAAATATTCTCCCAACTcgacacacaggcatacaaaagtatattcattcacacacacgcatacacacaaacacaaacagattcatacacatacacgcacaaacatacaggcTTTTACGTATACTCATACGCGCTCATATTCGATACTCTTCGCAGCACAAACAgctacatacgcacaaacacactcacaagtcGAAATACATTCACACTCAAAAATACAGACGCAAACGTATTCCTAAGCGCACACATATATTCTGTTTAGCGCGCACATATacatgaacaaacaaacacatatatatatacgttcgatggtcgatttaatcaactatatTATCTCTTCTATAAAATATGTAGTCTTTCCACCACAGTAAGCAAtcgatatatttgtgtataaatacgtgGCGAGTGCTGTAAGGCGAAGGATATGTTCAGAGTACGCTAAGACCgcgatttaatttttcttttattgaattcTGATGGGTGATCGTTGATTACAGGTTTATAACATGGCTATCACTGGTTTACTCCATTTCTGACAGAAGGGAGTGTCTGTAGCTCGTCggagaacaaatattgcaaggtcTTCGTTCGTTAAGTACTAGCGACGTGGCTTTCTCGCCAATGTGTACATTCTTCGCTGATGTATATTGACGAATTTATACAATTAGGCACACAGACACCaagggcggcgatctggcagaatcgttagcgcgccgggagaAATACTACGTTgtaggttcaaattctgcagaggctAACTTTGTGTTTTATCCATTCAGGGTTGACAGAATAAAGTACAAGTCGAACATTGAAATTGATGTGATCGACCGGGTTCCTCCTCTAAAATTTTAGCCTTTGTAcatgtagtagaaagaattacacacatacaagcacgcacgaatacacacacacacgaatacacacacacacacacacacacactcacgcaagcACGTACTAATGCAAGTGCGAATccctctctatacatacacacatacacagactcaaacatacgtacagacatacatacatatatggtggctgccccctcgttatcgagtatggccattgcacgaagcttaaccaatgttgttattgtgcaatgcttgtgcaagaagattttttttaagtgaggaaaggctgtgcactgagtcaatcccactcactaaacaacagcagtcataatccgaaaagaagaacaagtcaacatcatcggtaacaactgagccgcagattttatgtcggagttatcccagtttcctgagttaccttctcctagtaggatgccctaacaaaggctaggagtccttcactcccaatggtttaaccgcgcgatcgggtattcagtccgattatttctatgtccccgcgcatgatacagccttaagacatttattggatggctgttgactctcaagagttcctccgcccttttgacgggttttgtttttcatcccgcagggtgtccaataaacaccctcctcaccaagcaagcttggtggggtttagtcgccgacgacctgaccatgcaacaggttgtactgggttacatgttaccagtagcactcgaaagtgacctgacatacatatatacacacatacttacatacatacacacacatatacacatgtatgcatacatacatacatacatatatacatatacatacatacatacatacatacatacatacatacatacatacatacatacatacatacaaagtattcTTCTGTGTAAAGACTCGGCTAAACGCTAACCTCGGAATCGAAACCGTATCGGAAACATGGCGCAAACAGAGTGGGATGGTTGAGAATAAGTGCCAATACAGGTAGTATAGTAGATTTAAATAAATCATGGCATCTCTTAGACAAAACGACTTTTATGCaccacaataataaataaatttatcagtTTACAAATACATGTTGAATGCTGTTCGATATATTCGATGGTTTTAAATCTGTGAAAGAAACTCACGAAGTAATGTGCAAACTTCTTCGTGGTCGAGCTTTTTCTTCTGCCTTTCTAGGGCATTGTCTGGAAGGGTTTAATCGGACAtgtcgaccccaagacttatctttaaaaaacaaaacgttttgtacttattccatcagaaaCTTTGACTGAACCGCTatatgacggggacataaacaaacccacaccagttgtcaagtggtgaagggagcatatatatatatatgcgtgtgtgtgtgtgtgtgtgtgtacatacatacatacatacatacacacacatatgaaacatggttcagtttccgtctaacaatttcactcacaagtacacacacacacacacgaaacatggttcagtttccgtcaaacattttcactcacaagtatatataaacacatacatacacactcacacatccacgctcacacacgtacgcacactcacacacgtacgcacactcatacatacacacatgctacgCGATTCAGTTACCGTCtaacaatttcactcacaagtatacgcacacacacatacacacacacactcacaaacaaacacacacacacatacaagaaacacggttcagtttccgtctaacaaattcactcgcaagtatacacacacacacacacacaaacacatacacacacacacacacacactcacaaacaaacacacacacacatacaagaaacacggttcagtttccgtctaacaaattcactcgcaagtacacacacacacacacacacaaacacacgcacacacccactcactcacacacacacacacacacattcacacacacatgaaacacggttcagtttccgtctaacaactTCACTCGCAAAACATTGGTTGGATCGGTGCTACAGTCGAAGATACTTGctgaaggtgtcacgcagtgagactgaaaccatgtggctgcgaAGCAAGTGTCTTAACCATACAGTCACGCAAGCGCCTATAttagaaataacaatgaaattaccCTTAAATTACCCTCTAgcgttaacaaaaaaaaacaaataaaaaggaaagaagcgAAAGACGCACTGAATAATGTAATTGATTGAAAAGAAAACGGAATGGCCACAGTCTGAACGTATTTGACCATAGGTCTGTATGGTCAGAGCTGATATGGGGATTAAACTATGAATTAAACTACGGATTTTAACAAAGTGTCGCGAATTCAGCTAAATTGGCTTTCATTCTGTACCGACACAATGGGGGCTAATCAGGCTTTCTGTATAATACATATTTCTGACCAATATTCTAAACTTgtccttttccttaatggcatctcaactttggagaattcttgaaTCGTGaggttatctccccttctcaagtGGAACTGATCTTAATTGCTATTTGATAAATATGATATACACGCTAAGTTTTAATATAGTTCTAATAAATCGAGAATTTTTGtcgtattatatttcatataactgtatttgtctatgttatttaaatacatgccactggccactctgagttatttcttttacctcatttttgttaaaattatgCATATTATCTAGGCTATAAATGTGCTCTAATTTTTGTGTATAAGTCTAAGTCCTTTGGCTACTGAGTCAAGGGCGATCAATTCTCTTGCtgatacatccatgcatgcatgcatgcatgcatgcatgcatgcatacatacatacatacatacatacatctatctatctatctatctatctatctatctatctatctatctatctatctgttatcttttacatgtttccgtcattagactgcagccatgctggggcactgccttgaagatgtttagtcgaatgtatcgacgcCGGTACTTATCTTTTAAGAAGTACTGGtactctatcggcctcttttgcaagttacggggacgtaaacacagtagCACCAGTTTTCAAGCGTTGGTAATgcgagaaacatacatacacacatatacgacaggcttctttcagtttacgtcacaagggtttggttggcctgaagctatagtagaagacatttcgcCAAGGTACTGCGCAGTGGGGCTAAACCCCGagacatgtggttggaaaacaaacttgttacgacacagccacgcctgcgcctatattacacacacactatctcatccatccatccatccatccatccatctattcatccatacatacatacatagttagaaACATATGTCCCTGACTGTCCTTTTTTCTCCAGACAATAAGCCTGTCCCTTTCTTTCGAGGTATGTCAGTTTTGGATAAATATTGAATCttaagattatctccccttctcaagtCGAGTTAGTCTTAATTATCATATAGTAATTATGATACATCTAGAAGTGAATATAGTTTTAATAAGTCAAAGATTTATGTTGTATGATATTTGATATACctatatttgtctatgttgttcaaatacaAGCTACTGGTcatgcagttgtctctcttagctaatttttatttatatatacaataatatccCTGGGTAGTTCACACATCCTACGTTAACTTACGGACATGGTAATGCCTTCGCCTGATCTAATAtgacaaagaagaaatatttaggcgTCATGaattcatcattttatattattaatatttaattcatgACACTTTCTGACATTACAATTTTAACAACACGCTATATCACGTGACTAGGCAATACTTTGTTGGAAAAACACCCCACTCCCAACAAAAGAAACTAATTATATCAACATGTAATACAAAATGGCATTtaactaattaataattaattcattagaTAGTGTCTATTGAAATATCGTATAAGCAAAATGTCAGAGATGCATGTTCAATCTGATATAGTTGTCACGGGTGATGGAAACCTTTACACAAGCCAATGAGAGAGTGTCAATGTGTCAGtaaatattgctagaaatagcagccaaatctgtttCGTAAACCAAGAGAAGACCTGGATGCAAAGCACTtagcatacaaaaaatataaaataaagaccttgcatgggtatgttgcccggaagcttgaggaagacagtagaattgacacgaagcgcagtCTCTCTTGGACATAAGACCACTACatcactttgaaggctatgcgtttgcaatccaggaacaggagattgccacaaagtagcCGATGAACAAGAGAGACAATGACTtatgtaagtgtcttctgctatagcctcgggccaaccaaagccttgtgagtaaatttggttgacagaaactgaaagaagtcctggagtcgatttgttcgattaaaggcggtgctccagcatggccgcagcaaataactgaaaagagtaaaagagtatgtgtgtgtgtgtgtgtatgtacgcatatacatacatccctccacagacacacacgcatacatatatatatttatgaggacGGGAAAAcctcataagtgtgtgtgtatgcacgcgcacgtgtatactcacacacacacacacagacactcacacacacacacacggggacaTGTGAATttggtcactcgacctgctagacaAAGCACCCAAATTTTCATCCAAACCGCATCACCAACTTACTATcttcagaaaagaaacaagaaacaaaaacaaaaaagaaaagaaaaaaaaaagcactatgTATTATGTAGTACTGGGTATTAACTGCAAATAATAGAGGTtggtcaaaggcggcgagctggcagaaacgtttgcacaccaggcgaaatgcttagtggtatttcgtctgccgttacgttctgagttcaaattctgccgaggtcgacttagtctttcatcctttctgggtcaattaatataagtaccatttgcgcactggggtcgatataatcgacgtaacccgtttgtctgtccttgtttgtcccctgtatgtgtaaccccttgtgggcagtaaagaaataagtatttcgtctgtcgttacgttctgagttcaaattccgtcgaggtcgactttgccgttcatcctttcggggtcgattaaagtaagtaccagttacgcactggggtcgatataatcgacttaatccgtttgtctatccttgtttgtcccttctgtgtttagccccttgtgggtggttaaaaattatatatagtttGGTCATGTCTGGATTGCTCTGTCTAAACAACAACCTCATCATCAACCGTAATGTTATGTATGTCTTCTGTCTCTATTGCAGGCGTTCATGTCTTGTTTTCTTGGAGTCGACGCACTTGGATATTTAATGACGTCTTTCGGCCTGTGTGCCGCAGCGGCCTCTTTGATGTCAACCTATGTGGTGCCAATGCGCTATCGGACAATGGTATACACCACaggtatgttgtatatattcaaatataggatcttttcggtttgaacggcagtttttaacataatttctaggtaactaaaaaattttaaacttcgtatactggtagaatgtgttataaaacatctttttctcttggctttattgagaaaattctatagtttgtaagatatttgttgtttttcttttttcaatttttgcaatttcaaccaatcaatgatgtccattgaggtaaacaacattctgtgccgtatgaatatgtccctcgtttaagaaacagattggttttatttacatttgtgaagaaaagaagatacctaccccccacccctaaccctaactaaccctagccctaaaacagattgaaatgcaatagatcgatactagggtcataattatgggtggcaatttcatatgacaccgctagaaaaaattgccgttcaaaccgaaaagatcccaaatatatagacacgtacagacagacagaagcatacactcatgcatatcattatcatatattatttaaatattgtctGTTTTGTGGGGATATGTGCGtgagggaagagaaaaagagaaatggtaAGAAATAGAAGACAAATGAGCGAGGGGAAAGGGGGAtaagatttatgtgtgtgtgtgtgtgtggatgtgtgtttagATGATGTAAGAGTGTGAGTATATCTGGGGGAAAAAGAAGAGCGAGGGAAAGAATGAGGCATTTaaggagagatgatgatgataaagagaataatgaagttatcgagagagaagcagagatggagagagaaagagcgaggaagggagaaagaggagagaggagaaagaaggacagagggagggagagagagagagagagaagacgagCGGGTGGAGGAAAGGGAAACAAGGCGTGTGAAGCGTAAAGAAGAGTGTaataaacggagagagagagagaaagagagggagggagagagaaggtaaATGGGGAAGGGAGAATAAAagatagagaaaaggaaaggggagagagtgaaagagacaaagagagacaagGAAGATAGGAGAAACAAAGTGAAGACAGGTGCATGAGGGAAACGATAGAGTAat encodes:
- the LOC115213002 gene encoding UNC93-like protein translates to MEADSHNLTYDRLSDDLDESIGDSSSHSADMRSWRSVPLLASSERHRFQNNDELADHRSKSMSHFPLGFELLQTSDDMDEMRCESYTNPLRPFKNLLVVCIGHMLFSIAYISLRNLQSSINHEKGLGVTSLACIYGGFVFGCVFTTAIVHRFGPKFTLVASILFHVAFSLANAFPSFYSMVPASAIAGISQAAMWTALGTYLTHIAKVAAQLQNKSSEATIGRYFGMFFVFDAIARVVGSLVTSVVMEFAPMIDTSSLKSSNDSSNSSNSSSFNSSNWTNYQINSGSYSIPQHRPSSFATTPKTTTTATPTYDPLAPSLDFSTVTSSVPPPPPPSSSLSPKAILSTPQSSSSSSSSLSLSTSYFVSASANSPSPSSSSISSLSSTAAASVTTSSASASSVPPPPLPLSSPPSSPSNSITKSSSPLSSSSTAATTAAALSATSSSTALTSSSTLTASITEVNATVDSKMFISVQEDICGPKYCHYTWPSHNNFTISPNIRFLLVAIFCICLLMSVLLIAVYLDSVYLSRKFDPDEDSFSTDLASTIRLWTEPSWLLLTPLIIYCGILISFISADVTKAFMSCFLGVDALGYLMTSFGLCAAAASLMSTYVVPMRYRTMVYTTVTVLNLLLLLWMRFWKITSFNDVLVYVLSGFLGVTEGLWTTYTNSLPGILFSENLEAAYSNFQLVIAVAMMTGYSYAHQLCMVEKIYLNAAACITAYIAYLVLQKFKKT